The Pedobacter mucosus genome window below encodes:
- a CDS encoding LutC/YkgG family protein, producing the protein MRDNTTAKERMLKKIRKALLEKRENPYPNLEESSLYKKNTEALEVLFAEQLTAIAGNFIFCEDGIDFIENMLQLADKFKWRKIYCWEPELQDFLAKYEFPFYQTDKDFDQAEVGITLCEALVARNGSVMVTNKGEAGRRLSIFPHHHIVIARTSQLVLDLKDAFQLLKDKYGTQIPSMISNITGPSRTADIEKTLVLGAHGPKELFVFLIDDFT; encoded by the coding sequence ATGAGAGATAATACGACTGCTAAGGAACGGATGCTTAAAAAGATAAGGAAAGCGCTTTTAGAAAAGCGTGAAAATCCTTATCCAAATTTGGAAGAAAGTTCATTATATAAAAAAAATACCGAAGCTCTTGAAGTATTATTCGCGGAGCAATTAACTGCAATAGCTGGTAATTTTATTTTTTGTGAAGACGGCATTGATTTCATTGAAAACATGCTGCAACTTGCGGATAAATTTAAGTGGCGCAAAATATATTGCTGGGAACCAGAACTTCAGGATTTTTTAGCAAAATATGAATTTCCCTTTTATCAAACGGATAAAGACTTTGATCAGGCTGAAGTTGGCATTACACTTTGCGAAGCCTTAGTAGCCAGAAATGGAAGCGTAATGGTTACAAATAAAGGAGAAGCTGGTAGAAGATTAAGCATTTTTCCACATCATCACATCGTTATTGCCCGTACAAGCCAATTGGTTTTAGACTTGAAAGATGCCTTTCAATTGCTAAAAGATAAGTATGGAACCCAAATCCCATCGATGATAAGCAACATTACGGGCCCAAGTAGAACAGCGGATATAGAGAAGACTTTAGTGTTAGGCGCCCATGGTCCGAAAGAGCTTTTCGTTTTTCTTATAGACGATTTTACTTAA
- a CDS encoding 3-oxoacyl-ACP synthase III family protein — protein MSKAINTVITGTGSYIPENIISGNEFLNSSFFENGNKLEKDIAEIIHKFSEITEIVERRYVLPAQLSNHIGALAAEKAIENAGIDKETLDYIIFCHNFGDIPSNSNRIDILPSLASKVKQQLGIVNPDCVAYDIIFGCPGWVQGAIQADYFIKSGDAKRVMVIGAETLSRIIDPHDRDSMIFSDGAGAVIFQAEEEAEEKKGILAHKTETHAVNYGNLLVMGKGAHPEETNGNLYLKMNGRKLYEFAVVQVPQVIKKAIDKAGLSVEDVNIVFVHQANGKMDTAIMKRLFKLYGLDTVPENLVPMTISWLGNSSVATIPTLLDLVLQNKVEGYKVKAGDVAVFASVGAGMHINAFVYRF, from the coding sequence ATGAGCAAAGCTATAAATACGGTAATAACTGGAACAGGAAGTTATATTCCTGAAAATATTATATCTGGAAATGAATTTTTAAACTCTTCTTTTTTTGAGAATGGAAATAAATTAGAAAAAGACATTGCAGAAATTATTCATAAGTTTTCAGAAATTACTGAAATTGTGGAAAGACGATATGTACTTCCAGCGCAATTAAGCAATCATATTGGCGCATTAGCTGCAGAAAAAGCAATTGAAAATGCAGGTATTGATAAGGAAACGCTAGACTATATCATTTTTTGCCATAATTTTGGCGATATCCCTTCCAATAGCAATCGCATTGATATTTTGCCTTCTTTGGCTTCAAAAGTAAAACAACAGTTAGGCATTGTTAATCCAGATTGTGTTGCTTACGATATTATTTTTGGTTGTCCGGGCTGGGTTCAGGGAGCCATTCAAGCAGATTATTTCATAAAAAGCGGCGATGCTAAACGTGTAATGGTAATTGGTGCCGAAACTTTGAGCAGAATTATTGATCCACACGATCGTGATAGCATGATTTTTTCTGATGGTGCAGGTGCAGTTATTTTCCAAGCTGAAGAAGAAGCTGAAGAGAAAAAAGGTATTCTAGCTCATAAAACAGAAACCCATGCTGTAAATTATGGCAATCTGTTAGTAATGGGAAAAGGTGCTCATCCAGAAGAAACGAATGGGAACTTATACTTAAAAATGAATGGTCGCAAACTCTATGAGTTTGCCGTTGTACAAGTGCCGCAAGTAATCAAAAAAGCAATAGATAAAGCAGGCTTAAGTGTTGAAGATGTAAATATTGTATTTGTCCATCAAGCAAATGGCAAAATGGATACCGCAATTATGAAACGACTATTTAAGCTTTATGGCTTAGATACTGTTCCTGAAAATTTAGTTCCAATGACCATTTCATGGCTTGGAAATAGTTCAGTTGCAACTATCCCTACGCTGTTGGATCTTGTTTTACAGAATAAAGTAGAAGGATATAAAGTCAAAGCTGGAGACGTCGCTGTATTTGCCTCAGTAGGAGCGGGAATGCATATTAATGCTTTTGTTTATCGTTTTTAA
- a CDS encoding tetratricopeptide repeat protein, which produces MVKRLRFPLILSLLICPLFSFANFDFNSNCLNAYKSIFELKLGNAKAYIATEKKLRPNNSIIFLLENYVDYFTIITSESKVDFDKLKGNKSIRLDKISDDDKKSPYYLYAQAEINLQWALIHGKHGEYFNAALEIRKANNFLLENAKKFPNFQLNYKGLALISSVLGNLPEGALKSTLSTFGIKGNLQTGLAMFEKLADDLQNSSFEPFYVEVVFYYAYVLTDVAHSPAAYAKTMKYTERIPDSSLLKSYLQSYICVKNGHSEEAISILNKRPEGGVYQPFPYLDYLEGIAHLNKLDLTASVYFNKFLQTNKGVSYIKDTNLHLAWIALLKGDKSNYTTYVNKALSSGYTYNEKDKQAKNEASSAAPAVDLLKARLLFDGGYLSKALAVIDDKKTVDYKNDKDKTEFNYRLGRIYDAQNKDDLALSAYQATINQGKNLKYYFAANAALQMGKVYENRKNYTKAKECYNISIDMKNHEYENSIESQAKAGLSRIK; this is translated from the coding sequence ATGGTTAAAAGATTACGTTTTCCTTTAATATTATCGCTCCTCATTTGTCCATTATTTTCATTTGCTAATTTTGATTTTAATAGCAACTGTTTAAATGCTTATAAAAGTATTTTCGAATTAAAGCTTGGTAATGCTAAAGCTTATATCGCAACCGAAAAAAAATTGAGGCCAAATAATTCGATCATTTTTTTGCTGGAAAACTATGTCGATTATTTCACTATAATCACCTCAGAAAGTAAAGTAGATTTCGATAAACTAAAAGGAAATAAGTCGATACGTTTGGATAAAATAAGTGATGATGATAAAAAATCTCCTTATTATCTATATGCTCAAGCGGAGATAAATTTGCAATGGGCGCTAATTCACGGTAAACACGGCGAATATTTTAATGCTGCTTTAGAAATCCGAAAGGCAAACAATTTTCTTTTAGAAAACGCCAAAAAGTTTCCAAATTTCCAGCTTAATTATAAAGGATTAGCGCTAATTAGTTCTGTTTTAGGAAATCTTCCTGAAGGGGCATTAAAAAGTACTTTATCAACTTTTGGTATTAAAGGAAACTTGCAAACAGGTTTAGCTATGTTCGAAAAATTGGCTGACGATTTGCAAAATTCCTCTTTTGAACCATTTTATGTTGAAGTTGTTTTTTACTATGCATATGTTTTAACTGATGTTGCCCATAGCCCGGCAGCCTACGCAAAAACTATGAAATATACCGAACGGATTCCTGATAGCAGTTTATTAAAAAGTTATCTTCAAAGTTACATTTGCGTTAAAAATGGACATAGTGAAGAAGCCATTTCAATTTTAAATAAAAGACCAGAAGGTGGTGTTTATCAACCTTTTCCTTATCTCGATTATTTAGAAGGTATCGCTCATTTAAACAAGTTGGATTTAACGGCATCCGTTTATTTTAATAAGTTTCTTCAAACAAATAAGGGAGTAAGTTATATTAAAGATACCAATCTTCATTTGGCTTGGATAGCGCTTTTAAAAGGCGATAAATCGAATTATACTACTTATGTTAACAAGGCATTAAGTAGCGGTTACACTTATAATGAAAAAGATAAACAAGCAAAAAATGAAGCTTCTTCTGCAGCACCAGCAGTCGATTTATTAAAAGCACGCTTGTTATTTGATGGTGGTTATTTGAGCAAAGCCTTAGCTGTAATCGACGATAAAAAGACGGTAGACTATAAAAACGATAAAGATAAAACAGAATTCAATTATCGTTTGGGCCGAATTTATGATGCTCAAAATAAGGACGATTTAGCCTTGAGCGCTTATCAGGCTACTATAAATCAAGGTAAAAATTTAAAGTATTATTTTGCCGCAAATGCAGCTTTGCAAATGGGTAAAGTTTATGAGAATCGTAAAAACTATACCAAAGCAAAAGAATGCTATAACATTTCCATCGACATGAAAAACCATGAATATGAAAATAGTATTGAAAGTCAGGCAAAAGCCGGATTAAGCAGAATAAAATAA